One part of the Mya arenaria isolate MELC-2E11 chromosome 3, ASM2691426v1 genome encodes these proteins:
- the LOC128226904 gene encoding transforming growth factor-beta-induced protein ig-h3-like, with protein MLRVVSLLALVAACRAAQLDVVDTLRDLHNVTSLLSLLDQAGLINTLKSGGPFTILAPTDAAFAKIPSADLQALTGDSNMLQNALKYHVLNGMIYDFDLRTGEHIASINGHQVRVYTSSQGKYFFNQAEVVGTEIQASNGVIFLIDEVLNVPEGTILDILKNPDYNLTQFANLVHRVGYDRLFDSVASSGRYTLFVPSDAAFAALPASFVSRLTSSITYARYLTDYHTHVGTMHASSLAKDGHIVTKYRGHLIALTHDQDTGEALLNSVGHVTLADIEAENGIVHVISHVLIPSTLAPIVG; from the exons ATGCTGCGTGTGGTATCCCTTCTCGCGCTGGTGGCCGCCTGCCGGGCCGCACAGTTGGACGTGGTGGACACCCTGAGGGACCTCCATAACGTCACCAGCCTGCTCAGCCTCCTTGACCAGGCCGGACTGATCAACACTCTAAAATCAGGCG GTCCATTCACAATTTTGGCTCCAACGGATGCGGCGTTTGCAAAAATACCCTCAGCGGACCTCCAAGCGCTGACCGGCGACTCCAACATGCTGCAGAACGCGCTGAAATACCACGTTCTTAACGGCATGATTTATGACTTCGACCTCAGGACGGGTGAACACATCGCCTCCATAAACGGCCATCAAGTTCGCGTTTATACTTCCAGTCAG GGCAAATACTTCTTTAACCAAGCGGAGGTTGTGGGTACGGAGATCCAGGCCAGTAACGGCGTTATCTTCCTCATCGACGAGGTGCTCAACGTCCCGGAAGGGACAATCCTCGATATCCTGAAGAACCCAGACTACAACCTCACACAGTTTGCCAATCTTGTCCATAGAGTGGGCTATGACAGGCTCTTCGACTCTGTCG CTTCAAGCGGGAGATACACCTTATTTGTTCCGTCGGACGCAGCGTTCGCCGCCTTGCCCGCCAGCTTCGTTTCCAGATTAACCAGTTCTATCACGTATGCCAGAT ATCTTACGGATTACCACACGCACGTAGGGACGATGCACGCCTCTAGCCTGGCAAAGGACGGCCATATTGTGACAAAGTACCGGGGCCATCTTATCGCCCTTACTCATGATCAAG ACACTGGTGAAGCCTTGCTGAATTCCGTTGGTCACGTGACGTTGGCCGACATCGAGGCTGAAAATGGCATCGTACACGTGATTAGTCACGTGTTGATACCGTCCACCCTGGCTCCCATAGTCGGTTAA